One genomic segment of Pleurocapsa minor HA4230-MV1 includes these proteins:
- a CDS encoding glycosyl transferase, with amino-acid sequence MFYCQHILGMGHLIRSVEIVRGLIPDFQICFINGGEVIEEFEFPREIEVINIPAIKTDSEFTELTPVDDNLTMSELETIRTKILLDTCDRFQPDVLIIELFPFGRRRFSFELIPLMEKAKAMGTKIVSSVRDIVVTKQNQQRHEEKVCRLINKYFDMLLIHGDPNFVKLNLSFSRVNDLTCPVHYTGYVVQPLPQSQPIANKPLILVSVGGGRFGHDLLECVAHTAPILKDKIPHHLQVFTGAFSPDEVLVKLQQITKNLDNITIERYTPNFLNYMQQADLSIGMSGYNTTMNILSTGVKAMMMAFQGNNDKEQETRLKKLDNLGRVKMIQPEDLQPEKFAEQIISYLQQDKTELSLNLAGVNNTAQYIKQLTKQKQLV; translated from the coding sequence ATGTTTTATTGCCAACATATTCTTGGCATGGGTCATTTGATTCGCAGTGTAGAAATAGTTCGGGGGTTAATACCTGACTTTCAAATTTGCTTTATTAATGGTGGAGAAGTTATCGAAGAATTTGAGTTTCCTAGGGAAATTGAAGTAATCAATATTCCTGCGATCAAAACGGATAGTGAGTTTACTGAACTTACTCCTGTAGATGATAATTTAACCATGTCAGAGTTAGAAACTATTAGAACTAAAATCCTGTTAGATACGTGCGATCGCTTTCAACCAGATGTTTTAATTATTGAACTATTTCCTTTTGGGAGAAGACGCTTTTCTTTTGAATTGATTCCATTAATGGAAAAAGCTAAAGCAATGGGAACAAAAATTGTTTCTAGTGTGAGAGATATTGTAGTTACTAAACAAAATCAACAAAGACATGAAGAAAAGGTTTGTCGTTTGATTAATAAATATTTTGATATGTTATTAATTCATGGCGATCCTAATTTTGTTAAACTTAACCTCAGCTTTTCTCGTGTTAATGACTTAACTTGTCCTGTACACTACACGGGTTATGTAGTTCAACCCCTACCTCAATCTCAACCGATAGCTAATAAACCTTTAATTTTGGTTAGTGTTGGTGGGGGAAGATTTGGACACGATTTATTAGAATGTGTGGCTCATACTGCACCTATCTTAAAAGATAAAATTCCCCATCATCTGCAAGTTTTTACAGGTGCTTTTAGTCCTGATGAAGTATTAGTAAAACTGCAACAAATAACTAAAAATCTAGATAACATCACTATTGAACGTTACACTCCAAATTTCCTTAATTATATGCAACAGGCAGACTTATCTATTGGAATGTCTGGTTACAACACTACCATGAATATTTTAAGCACTGGTGTGAAAGCAATGATGATGGCATTTCAGGGTAATAACGACAAAGAACAAGAAACTCGTTTGAAGAAATTAGATAATTTAGGTCGAGTCAAAATGATTCAGCCTGAAGATTTACAACCAGAAAAGTTTGCCGAGCAAATTATTAGCTATCTTCAACAAGATAAAACTGAATTGAGTTTAAATTTAGCTGGAGTTAACAATACAGCACAGTATATAAAACAATTAACCAAGCAAAAGCAGTTGGTATAG
- a CDS encoding glycosyltransferase, producing MNENKVTLIVVPRERFSYTRESLESIYQHTDYPFDLVYVDGNSPRHIQDYLANQASVKDFKLIRTEQYLSPNQARNIGLQFVKTKYVVFVDNDIHVAPGWLEKLVNCAEETEATVVCPLVCIGKNLHSKVHLAGGEAHIVLEVKNDKMKRKVYEKHYFVNRPVAEVQDKLKRRECKFAEFHCMLVRRDIFDTIGLLDEKLLSTREHIDFSMSVTNAGGKIYCEPDSITTYVPDTGFEWSDLTYFMLRWSDAWEVASLEHFMQKWDLTKKDKYFKKRYSRLGQRRHQAFLRPLVRKLSFGGYATWLEKMLVAAERKVNKYISHQLSVTSDQ from the coding sequence ATGAACGAGAACAAAGTAACATTAATCGTCGTACCGAGAGAACGTTTTAGCTATACTCGCGAATCTCTAGAAAGTATTTATCAACATACTGATTATCCTTTTGATTTAGTTTATGTTGATGGTAATTCCCCAAGACATATTCAAGACTATTTAGCTAATCAAGCATCAGTCAAAGATTTCAAGTTAATTAGAACTGAACAGTATCTTTCTCCCAATCAAGCGAGAAATATTGGCTTACAATTCGTCAAAACTAAATACGTTGTTTTCGTTGACAATGACATTCATGTTGCCCCTGGTTGGTTAGAAAAATTAGTGAACTGTGCCGAAGAAACGGAAGCAACAGTAGTTTGTCCTCTAGTTTGTATTGGTAAAAACCTCCATTCCAAAGTCCACCTGGCTGGAGGAGAAGCACACATAGTCCTAGAGGTTAAAAATGACAAAATGAAACGCAAAGTTTACGAAAAGCACTATTTTGTCAATCGTCCTGTGGCCGAAGTCCAAGACAAATTGAAACGGCGAGAATGTAAATTTGCCGAGTTTCACTGTATGTTAGTCCGCAGGGATATCTTTGACACCATTGGTTTATTAGATGAAAAATTACTCAGCACCAGAGAACACATTGATTTCTCGATGTCTGTTACCAATGCAGGAGGCAAAATCTATTGTGAACCTGATTCTATAACTACCTATGTTCCCGATACTGGGTTTGAATGGTCAGATTTAACTTACTTCATGTTGCGCTGGAGTGATGCTTGGGAAGTTGCTAGTCTCGAACACTTTATGCAGAAGTGGGATTTAACCAAAAAAGATAAGTACTTCAAAAAACGCTACAGTCGCCTAGGACAACGCCGTCATCAAGCCTTTTTACGTCCCTTAGTTAGAAAACTTTCCTTTGGTGGTTATGCAACTTGGCTGGAAAAAATGTTGGTGGCAGCAGAAAGAAAGGTCAACAAATATATTAGTCATCAGTTATCAGTAACCAGTGACCAGTGA
- a CDS encoding response regulator transcription factor, with amino-acid sequence MKQILIVEDETRIAAFIAKGLKAKGYNTTIVEDAETALAMPFSCQFDLALLDLGLPGQDGLTVLETWRGQGVNFPVIILTARDDVMDKVAGLKGGADDYMTKPFSFAELLARIEVRLKASNNNHQAEAKMQIQRGNMILNLRTRKVQVGDREVELPAREFTMVEVFFRHPGQVMTRQQLLDLVWGYDYDPGSNIVDVYVGYLRKKLGNESIETVRGMGYRLGSS; translated from the coding sequence ATGAAACAAATATTAATCGTGGAAGATGAAACCAGAATTGCTGCTTTTATTGCCAAAGGTTTAAAAGCCAAAGGTTACAACACCACCATTGTCGAAGATGCGGAAACTGCCTTAGCTATGCCTTTTAGTTGTCAATTCGATCTGGCACTCCTAGATTTAGGCTTACCAGGTCAAGATGGCTTAACGGTCTTAGAAACATGGCGCGGACAGGGAGTCAATTTTCCCGTGATTATTTTGACTGCCAGAGACGATGTGATGGATAAAGTAGCAGGCTTAAAAGGTGGCGCAGATGATTATATGACCAAACCTTTTAGCTTTGCTGAACTACTCGCTCGCATAGAAGTGAGATTAAAAGCTAGTAATAATAATCATCAAGCCGAAGCTAAGATGCAGATTCAGCGAGGCAATATGATTCTTAATCTGCGTACGCGCAAAGTTCAAGTGGGCGATCGCGAAGTGGAATTACCAGCCAGGGAATTTACGATGGTAGAAGTGTTTTTTCGCCATCCTGGGCAAGTAATGACCAGACAACAATTATTAGATTTGGTTTGGGGATACGATTACGACCCTGGTTCTAATATTGTCGATGTTTATGTTGGTTATCTACGCAAAAAATTAGGCAACGAATCGATTGAAACCGTCCGAGGTATGGGTTATCGGTTGGGTAGTAGTTAG
- a CDS encoding Uma2 family endonuclease, which translates to MDQAIQQKPISFDEFLVSYGGNNRYELIDGEVFDLEPTGSHEEVAALITTKICVQIDATCLPWFVLQRGILRPTNIGMTAFRPDVAVIDRDELAKEMLWSDQSILTLGSSIKFVAEVVSSNWQNDYSRKVEDYAVLGIPEYWIADYAGLGGTRHIGKPKQPTLSICTLVNGEYEIQLLRGNQTIRSLTFPDLKLTAEQVLKAGR; encoded by the coding sequence ATCGACCAAGCGATACAACAGAAGCCCATCAGTTTTGACGAGTTTCTCGTTAGTTATGGTGGAAATAATCGCTATGAATTAATTGATGGAGAGGTCTTCGACTTGGAACCAACAGGCTCGCATGAAGAGGTTGCAGCTTTAATCACTACAAAGATCTGTGTTCAGATCGATGCAACATGCTTACCTTGGTTTGTCCTTCAGCGGGGAATATTACGCCCTACCAACATTGGGATGACGGCATTTAGACCTGATGTTGCAGTAATCGATCGAGACGAACTTGCTAAAGAAATGCTTTGGTCTGACCAGTCGATCCTGACTTTGGGCAGTTCGATTAAATTTGTAGCGGAAGTGGTTAGTAGCAATTGGCAAAATGATTATTCCCGTAAGGTTGAAGACTACGCGGTTTTAGGTATTCCTGAATATTGGATTGCCGACTACGCTGGATTAGGTGGTACTCGACATATTGGTAAGCCCAAACAACCGACCCTATCTATCTGTACATTAGTAAATGGGGAGTATGAAATTCAGCTGCTTCGGGGCAATCAAACTATCCGCTCTCTAACCTTTCCAGATTTAAAACTGACGGCCGAACAGGTGTTGAAAGCAGGTAGGTAA
- a CDS encoding HAMP domain-containing protein → MKFKNFIWRKIWVYYHKLKLSVNWLNQLQIYQEARTRILLWYLALMCLFTLIAIPMIKYRLIVEVTNRVEADLREELEEFEAELIQILLKLKVKPELEQTEVERANDNIYRAFDKFISTNKAEDDNYFIAIVNGLFYKTNAAFLPSQIDQNSALMQRWQEITVEEEAEIKVDDPKVGSVIYKAEPIKTTEEVIGVFVVAHLSAGERREVLDSFKIVIQVLILMILLASLLAWLAAGRVLAPLRNLSATVKSISESDLSQRINTQGKGEVAQLGRIFNAMMNRIETAFDTQRNFINDAGHELKTPITIIRGHLELMDADPQSQQETVELVIDELDRMNRLVEDLVLLAKSERPDFLQIETIELTSFVTELFSKLQKLGQRNWYLDNAILSGRMTGDRQRITQAIINLANNAVQHTITDSLIVFGAKIEGKRVEFWIRDTGNGIAADEQKRIFDRFTRVKNTRRRSEGSGLGLAIVKTVVEAHGGAINLQSQLGIGSTFSLVFPLEFNEKQN, encoded by the coding sequence ATGAAATTTAAAAATTTTATTTGGCGAAAAATATGGGTTTATTATCATAAGCTTAAATTAAGCGTCAATTGGTTAAATCAACTACAAATATATCAAGAAGCCCGTACTCGTATTTTATTATGGTATTTAGCCTTAATGTGTTTATTTACATTGATCGCTATTCCCATGATTAAATATCGCCTAATTGTAGAAGTAACTAATCGAGTGGAAGCAGATTTGCGGGAGGAATTGGAAGAATTTGAAGCGGAATTAATCCAAATTTTATTGAAATTAAAAGTTAAACCAGAGTTAGAACAAACAGAAGTCGAGCGAGCAAACGATAATATTTATCGAGCCTTTGATAAATTTATTTCCACTAACAAAGCCGAAGATGATAATTATTTTATTGCTATTGTTAATGGTTTATTTTATAAAACCAATGCTGCTTTTCTACCGTCACAAATCGACCAAAATTCCGCTTTAATGCAACGCTGGCAGGAGATTACAGTCGAAGAAGAAGCAGAAATCAAAGTAGACGATCCCAAGGTTGGCAGTGTTATTTATAAAGCCGAACCGATTAAAACTACCGAGGAAGTTATTGGTGTCTTTGTCGTCGCTCACCTTTCTGCGGGGGAACGAAGGGAAGTATTAGATTCTTTTAAGATAGTTATTCAAGTTTTAATATTGATGATCTTGCTCGCTTCGTTGCTAGCTTGGTTAGCAGCAGGAAGAGTCTTAGCTCCTTTAAGAAATTTATCCGCAACAGTAAAATCTATTTCCGAATCCGACCTCTCTCAGCGTATTAATACTCAAGGCAAGGGAGAAGTTGCCCAACTGGGTCGTATTTTTAATGCCATGATGAATCGAATCGAAACTGCTTTTGATACTCAACGCAATTTTATCAACGATGCGGGACACGAACTGAAAACCCCCATTACTATCATTCGCGGACATCTAGAATTGATGGATGCCGATCCTCAATCACAACAAGAAACCGTCGAGTTAGTGATCGATGAACTAGACCGTATGAATCGTTTAGTAGAGGATTTAGTTTTGCTAGCAAAATCAGAACGTCCTGATTTTTTGCAGATCGAAACCATCGAGTTAACTTCTTTTGTGACGGAACTATTTAGTAAACTGCAAAAACTGGGGCAGAGGAATTGGTATTTAGACAACGCAATATTATCAGGTAGAATGACGGGCGATCGCCAAAGAATCACTCAAGCAATTATTAATTTGGCAAACAATGCTGTACAGCATACCATCACCGACAGTTTAATTGTTTTTGGGGCGAAAATAGAGGGCAAGCGCGTTGAATTTTGGATTCGCGATACAGGAAATGGCATTGCTGCCGACGAACAAAAACGGATTTTCGATCGTTTTACTAGGGTAAAAAATACTCGTCGTCGTTCGGAAGGTTCTGGTTTGGGTTTAGCCATTGTTAAGACAGTAGTAGAAGCTCATGGCGGAGCGATTAATCTTCAAAGCCAACTGGGGATTGGTTCGACCTTTTCCTTAGTTTTTCCCTTAGAATTTAACGAAAAGCAGAATTGA
- a CDS encoding aldehyde dehydrogenase family protein has translation MDTTPLICHNYIDGNWISGQTSKESRNPADWREVVATFPSSNVNDVNLAVAAARKAYKTWRLVPAPVRAELVHRVGEILLQRKEELADLMSREMGKPLTESLGDVQEGVDCAFYYAGEGRRLFGQTTPSELNNKFAMTIRVPVGVCALITPWNFPIAIPCWKALPALVCGNTLILKPAQDTSACATMLTEIFEQAQLPPGVVNLIHGSGEVVGRALLEHPDIDLVSFTGSSTTGAEIGATCGRTHKRVCLELGGKNAQIVMEDADLELALEGALWGAFGTTGQRCTATSRLLLHRDIKAEFTAKLLEQTSKLRLGAGADVQTQVGPLVNSSQLERVKHYIEVARSEGANLLIGGEAPTEAKFEHGYFFLPTILDAATPTMRIAREEIFGPVLALIEINSFEEAIAILNDTDYGLSSSIYTRDVNRAFMAMRDIEAGITYINGPTIGAEVHLPFGGVKQTGNGHREAGSAALDVFTDWKTIYVDFSGRLQRAQIDNR, from the coding sequence ATGGATACCACACCACTGATATGTCATAACTATATCGATGGGAATTGGATTTCTGGGCAAACCAGCAAAGAAAGTCGTAATCCTGCCGATTGGCGAGAAGTGGTCGCCACCTTTCCCAGTTCAAATGTCAATGATGTCAATCTGGCAGTTGCAGCAGCTAGAAAAGCTTATAAAACCTGGCGACTCGTACCTGCTCCCGTCCGTGCAGAATTAGTACATCGAGTCGGTGAAATATTGCTACAACGCAAAGAAGAACTGGCAGATCTGATGAGCCGAGAAATGGGCAAACCCTTGACCGAATCCCTCGGTGACGTGCAAGAAGGAGTTGACTGCGCTTTCTACTATGCTGGTGAAGGTCGTCGTCTGTTCGGTCAAACTACCCCTTCCGAGTTAAATAATAAGTTTGCCATGACCATACGCGTACCAGTGGGTGTTTGTGCGCTGATTACCCCTTGGAATTTTCCCATTGCCATACCTTGTTGGAAAGCTCTGCCTGCTCTTGTTTGTGGTAATACCCTGATTCTCAAACCCGCTCAAGATACTTCTGCCTGTGCAACCATGCTCACAGAAATTTTTGAGCAAGCCCAATTGCCTCCTGGGGTGGTTAACCTAATTCACGGTTCAGGTGAAGTAGTGGGTAGAGCATTGCTAGAGCATCCAGATATAGATTTAGTATCTTTTACAGGTTCTTCTACTACAGGTGCAGAAATTGGTGCTACCTGCGGACGTACCCACAAGCGAGTATGTTTGGAACTAGGGGGAAAAAATGCCCAAATTGTGATGGAAGATGCCGATTTAGAATTAGCCCTCGAAGGAGCATTATGGGGAGCGTTTGGAACTACAGGACAACGCTGTACTGCTACTAGTCGCCTGCTTCTCCACCGCGATATCAAAGCCGAATTTACGGCTAAATTGCTAGAACAAACTAGTAAGTTGCGTCTTGGTGCTGGTGCAGATGTCCAAACACAAGTAGGGCCTTTGGTTAATTCATCTCAGTTAGAACGAGTCAAGCATTATATCGAAGTTGCCCGTAGCGAAGGAGCAAATTTGCTTATTGGTGGAGAAGCACCCACAGAAGCAAAGTTCGAGCATGGCTATTTCTTTTTACCAACTATTTTGGATGCAGCTACACCAACCATGAGAATTGCTCGCGAAGAAATATTTGGCCCCGTGTTGGCTTTAATAGAAATCAATTCCTTTGAAGAAGCGATCGCGATTCTCAACGATACAGATTATGGTTTATCCTCGTCAATTTATACCAGAGATGTTAATCGTGCTTTCATGGCAATGCGCGATATTGAAGCAGGAATTACCTATATCAACGGCCCAACAATTGGGGCTGAGGTACATCTGCCTTTTGGAGGGGTGAAACAGACAGGCAATGGTCATCGCGAAGCTGGTAGTGCAGCCCTAGATGTTTTTACAGACTGGAAGACTATTTATGTTGATTTTTCTGGTCGCCTGCAACGCGCTCAAATTGATAATCGCTAG
- a CDS encoding type II toxin-antitoxin system VapC family toxin: protein MKSQPDRSVVLWFGKYQAPSLFITTLTQAEILYGLEILPAGKRRTALKKAANLMFELDFTGRILPFDTDAAQLFATIAAKRRKIGRPISQIDAQIAAIARCHNATLATRNVDDFRECGIDIVNPWK, encoded by the coding sequence ATGAAGTCGCAACCCGATAGATCGGTAGTGCTTTGGTTCGGTAAATATCAAGCACCCAGCTTATTTATTACTACTTTGACTCAAGCTGAAATTCTCTATGGCTTGGAAATTTTACCAGCAGGAAAACGACGTACTGCCTTGAAAAAAGCAGCTAACTTGATGTTTGAGTTGGATTTTACTGGGCGTATTTTGCCTTTTGATACCGATGCAGCACAATTATTTGCAACTATAGCTGCCAAAAGAAGAAAAATCGGTCGTCCTATTTCTCAAATTGATGCTCAGATTGCTGCGATCGCTCGTTGCCATAACGCTACTTTAGCAACGCGAAATGTAGATGATTTCAGAGAATGTGGTATCGATATAGTTAATCCTTGGAAATAA
- a CDS encoding NAD-dependent epimerase, with protein sequence MKILVTGVAGFIGYHLATRLLAEGNQVYGIDNLNDYYDVSLKQARLQQILPQSNFTFDYLDISDRTLVAELFAANDFDVVVHLAAQAGVRYSLQNPHAYVDSNLVGFTNILEGCRHSSIKHLIFASSSSVYGANTKVPFAVSDNVDRPISLYAATKKANELMAHAYSHLYQIPITGLRFFTVYGAWGRPDMAYFKFVKAIAEDRPIDIYNFGKMKRDFTYIDDVIEAVTRIIPTQPLTRNGQPPYKIYNLGNNQPVELKEFITTIETIMGKSARKNLLPMQPGDVVSTYADVQELITDFDFQPSTSIAVGLEKFVSWYQEYYQVAGSALRKYGSDRITQFPHVAYLDEMLSLRS encoded by the coding sequence ATGAAAATTCTCGTTACTGGCGTAGCTGGCTTTATTGGCTATCATTTAGCTACAAGGTTATTGGCAGAAGGTAATCAAGTTTACGGTATAGACAACCTCAATGATTACTATGATGTCAGTCTCAAACAAGCTCGTCTCCAACAAATATTACCCCAGAGCAATTTTACCTTTGACTATTTAGATATTAGCGATCGCACTTTGGTAGCAGAATTATTTGCAGCCAATGACTTTGATGTTGTGGTTCATTTAGCTGCTCAAGCTGGTGTACGTTATTCCCTACAGAATCCCCATGCTTATGTTGATAGTAACTTGGTTGGTTTTACCAATATCTTAGAAGGTTGTCGTCATAGTTCGATTAAGCACCTGATTTTTGCCTCTTCCAGTTCAGTATATGGTGCAAATACCAAAGTTCCTTTTGCTGTCAGTGACAATGTCGATCGTCCCATCTCTCTCTATGCAGCCACCAAAAAAGCTAATGAGTTAATGGCTCATGCCTATAGTCATTTATATCAAATACCCATTACTGGCTTGCGTTTCTTTACTGTTTATGGAGCTTGGGGTAGACCTGATATGGCATATTTCAAATTTGTTAAAGCGATCGCTGAAGACCGACCTATTGATATTTATAATTTTGGCAAAATGAAGCGAGACTTTACCTATATTGATGATGTTATTGAAGCAGTAACTAGAATTATTCCTACTCAACCTTTAACTCGCAATGGACAACCCCCTTATAAAATTTACAATTTAGGTAATAACCAACCAGTCGAGTTGAAGGAATTTATCACCACGATTGAAACAATTATGGGCAAATCAGCTCGCAAAAATTTACTGCCCATGCAGCCAGGAGATGTAGTCTCTACCTATGCAGATGTCCAAGAATTAATTACAGATTTTGATTTTCAACCCAGTACTTCTATTGCGGTGGGACTGGAAAAATTTGTTAGCTGGTATCAAGAATACTATCAAGTTGCTGGTAGTGCATTAAGAAAGTATGGGAGCGATCGAATAACCCAGTTTCCACACGTAGCTTATTTAGATGAAATGCTTTCTCTGCGGTCATGA
- a CDS encoding glycosyltransferase gives MARILPSSVTTGKYQRIMVYSHDAYGLGNIRRMLAICKSLLKSIPNLSILLVSGSPMLQSFRLPQGLDYIKLPCLNRGSSGEMAVKYLNADIESILNLRSELILAAAKNYQPDLVLVDKKPSGIRGELNSTINYLKHHLPNTKFILLLRDILDTPEKTIQEWQKENYYQIVESIYDRILVVGMPEIFDLCQEYQFSQEIASKVRFCGYIRKESGLKNRRTIRQELGIQSNEKLVLVTPGGGEDGYFLVNNYLDGLAKERDRFVNQKIRSLIFCGAEMPPEQQQKIYQKAQSLPGVTVLEFTNDLMSYVNTADAVICMCGYNTITEVLQKGKKAIVVPRIKPGQEQLIRAQSLAKAGLIKIIHPDLLNSSLLMATLLNSLERVNNFKSISHLDFTGLPRVNDYLAMLLFDSFYIDQSSNIALKSA, from the coding sequence ATGGCTCGTATTCTTCCTTCCTCAGTTACTACAGGCAAATATCAAAGAATCATGGTTTATTCCCACGATGCTTACGGTTTGGGAAATATTCGCCGAATGCTAGCTATTTGTAAGTCTTTACTCAAGTCAATTCCTAATCTTTCGATTTTGTTAGTATCTGGTTCACCAATGCTGCAAAGCTTTCGTTTACCCCAAGGTTTAGACTATATCAAGCTTCCCTGTCTTAATCGTGGTTCATCGGGAGAAATGGCGGTTAAATATCTCAATGCAGATATTGAATCTATTTTAAACTTGCGATCGGAATTAATTTTAGCAGCAGCGAAAAACTATCAACCAGATTTAGTTTTAGTTGATAAAAAACCATCAGGAATTCGAGGAGAATTAAACTCAACAATTAACTATTTAAAACATCATTTACCAAACACTAAATTTATTTTATTATTACGAGATATTTTAGATACTCCAGAAAAAACTATTCAGGAATGGCAAAAAGAAAATTATTACCAGATAGTAGAGTCTATTTACGATCGCATCTTAGTAGTAGGGATGCCAGAAATATTTGATCTTTGTCAAGAATATCAGTTTAGTCAGGAAATTGCATCTAAAGTCCGTTTTTGTGGTTATATTCGCAAAGAATCTGGTTTAAAAAATCGTCGTACTATCCGTCAAGAATTAGGTATTCAAAGTAATGAAAAGTTAGTTTTAGTTACGCCTGGCGGTGGAGAAGATGGTTATTTCTTAGTTAATAATTATCTTGATGGTTTGGCAAAAGAGCGCGATCGCTTTGTCAATCAAAAAATCCGCAGCCTCATTTTTTGTGGTGCAGAAATGCCTCCCGAACAGCAACAAAAAATATATCAAAAAGCCCAATCATTACCTGGAGTTACAGTATTAGAGTTCACTAATGATTTAATGAGCTATGTTAATACTGCCGATGCGGTAATTTGTATGTGTGGCTATAACACCATTACTGAAGTTTTACAAAAAGGCAAAAAAGCGATCGTCGTTCCTCGTATAAAACCAGGACAAGAACAATTAATCCGCGCTCAAAGTTTAGCAAAAGCAGGATTAATTAAGATAATTCATCCTGACTTACTGAATTCTAGTTTATTAATGGCAACTTTGCTTAATAGTTTAGAGCGAGTTAATAATTTTAAATCTATTAGCCATTTAGATTTTACAGGATTACCGAGAGTTAATGATTATTTAGCAATGCTTTTATTTGACTCTTTCTATATCGATCAAAGTTCTAATATTGCTCTTAAATCTGCCTAA
- a CDS encoding glycosyltransferase, translating into MPAMKTICLTAQEFPPDVGGVGVSAKRIALLLTDLGYQVHVAVFRSIFRQERKLANAGNFSRSRCETSIQDGITVHRLYPAIRSTLARDQDYLMDIYGQLTVLHKQYQFDVVHAFFINETGFLTTMLAKENGLSVINSVRGADLHKHIFDSQQQKQIAWTLANSDWTTFVSQDLMHRARLFEPTIVNKSSAFLNSIAPVDFNSLPTPSLVNQLKGTVVGSVGNFRDKKGIEYLLDACQTIETEFTLLFVGEFVAKEREYWEQELINSGLKDKIIITGKVSREQALGYLAYMDIFAIPSLNDGCPNALLEAMLAEKAVVGTNVDAIAEIIEDGVNGLLVNPYSSEELKIAIAQLIDNPLLRKSFGKAAKQKVIQDLNPAVEQANWREIYARVLAVNTQPKIQVLAG; encoded by the coding sequence ATTCCAGCCATGAAAACTATTTGTCTTACAGCCCAAGAATTTCCCCCTGATGTCGGTGGAGTAGGGGTATCTGCTAAACGTATTGCTTTGTTATTAACAGACTTAGGTTATCAGGTTCATGTAGCGGTTTTTCGTTCTATATTTCGTCAAGAAAGAAAGTTAGCTAACGCAGGAAATTTTAGTCGTTCTCGTTGTGAAACTAGTATTCAAGATGGGATTACTGTTCATCGTTTATATCCTGCTATTCGTTCGACACTAGCTCGCGATCAAGATTATTTAATGGATATTTATGGACAGTTAACTGTCCTTCATAAACAATATCAATTTGATGTAGTTCATGCTTTTTTTATTAACGAAACTGGTTTTTTAACTACTATGTTAGCTAAAGAAAATGGACTATCAGTGATCAATAGTGTGCGTGGTGCAGATTTACACAAACATATTTTTGATTCTCAACAGCAAAAACAAATAGCCTGGACTTTAGCTAATTCTGATTGGACTACTTTTGTTAGTCAGGATCTAATGCACCGTGCCAGATTATTTGAACCGACAATTGTGAATAAATCTTCGGCATTTTTAAACTCGATTGCCCCTGTAGATTTTAATAGCCTGCCCACTCCGTCTTTAGTGAATCAATTAAAAGGAACAGTAGTTGGTTCTGTAGGTAATTTTCGGGATAAAAAAGGGATTGAATATCTCTTAGACGCTTGTCAAACAATAGAAACAGAATTTACTTTATTATTTGTTGGTGAGTTTGTTGCTAAAGAAAGAGAATATTGGGAGCAAGAATTAATAAATAGTGGCTTAAAAGACAAAATAATAATTACCGGTAAAGTAAGTCGAGAACAAGCCTTGGGATATTTAGCCTATATGGACATCTTTGCCATTCCTTCTCTCAATGATGGTTGTCCTAATGCCTTACTCGAAGCCATGTTAGCCGAAAAAGCGGTGGTGGGTACAAATGTCGATGCGATCGCCGAAATTATTGAAGATGGTGTCAACGGTTTACTTGTAAATCCCTATTCCAGTGAGGAGTTGAAAATTGCGATCGCGCAATTAATAGATAATCCTTTACTCAGAAAGAGTTTTGGTAAAGCAGCTAAACAAAAAGTTATTCAAGATTTAAACCCTGCTGTAGAACAAGCCAACTGGCGAGAGATTTACGCTCGCGTTTTGGCAGTAAATACTCAACCTAAAATTCAAGTTTTGGCAGGGTAA